The Nicotiana tomentosiformis chromosome 2, ASM39032v3, whole genome shotgun sequence genome includes the window tactatatgttactaagaaaattctcctatAAGAATATGTTAATAGATCATACGTTTGTCAATTTGTTCAATGTTTAcgaaatatatatttacttataaaaaatttaacaaagtaagattgaaataatatttatgcaacaaaaaacccaaaaaaccgacaaaaccgaaccaatccaaaccgatatagttggtttgatttggttgtgataaaaaccgaaccaacccgatCCATGTATACTCGTGTTCACCACACACTCTTTTTAACGTTTAGAGAAATAGGCAAGAGATCGATCTTAGTTTGGATGGGCCAaactttattatttatatttataccTCATGATGCCACACATGATAGTAGTACATAGATAGACGGTAGCAACTTATTTGTAGAAAGAGAACTATATATATAATAGTAAGTATAACTTAGCAGACTAAGGTATTTACTGCCCAAAAGGCCTTTGTTTAGCGCAGTCCAAATTGTTGCCAGCGTCGACTCCAAGAATCTGACAGTATCTCCTGTAGAAGCCAATTCTGTTTTCCATATTTTGATTAGaaccttttccacattcaattcCGCCGTTGATGATGTTGGTGATTAAACCATAGCCAGGGACACGACCAGCAGATGAATCAGCTCCTGATGGTCTCCATTTACCAGTAATGACATCGTGAGCCGAGGGCTTTGGTTGCTGCGCTGTCATCCAAAACCACAACGCTGTCTTGAATGAAACCACTGCGTTATTTGCAACTGCATCTGGATTCTTTAACAAATCCACTCCTATGGCTTTTCCAGCTGGTCCATAGTTGTAGTTACTACATGCATGTCATAATTAATATGGATAGTTGAGTTATTAGGATTCCATAACTGAAAATTTCGAAGATGTTTGTCACATATATAAAACATAACTACAACTAACCATGCTCATCATAATCATAAGTGAGATTAGCGACTTGAAAAATAATGTTGGTTGCAAAATGTTAAGTAAAATATAGATCAATAATGTGTTAAGTTCTCATTGAGTTAGCCTATACCCTACGGTATAAATAATTTTTCACACTATCAAATCACCTAAAAGATAACTGTGAGTAAAGTAACAATTCAATAACTTAAAAAATAAGGCAGGTAACCTGCTAAATTAACAAGTTAAAACTAGAGCACTTACTAGGATATTTGCATGGGACCTCGACCAAAGTATTTTTTACCGGGAGCACAAGGCCATTGTTGATTTGCGACACAGTAATCTGGAGGGTTGCCTTGTTCCTGCTTGAAGCAGTATCCCCATGAATATGGACCATCTGGAGCTGTTGCCCACCCCCCTATTTATCAACATAACATTAGTATATATCTTGTGTAAGATTAATTTATAACTAAAGGTTAATTGTCATACTAATGCATATGaagaaaatatacataccagTAGTTTCATGAGAAGTTTGAGCCAAAAATGCAGCAAATTCCTTCTTACGAGTGTTGGTGTCTCCAGTAGTTCCAAAAGCTCCAAAGGACCTAGCAGCAGCTATGAATGCATCGTAAGTATAGAATCCTTTAGCACAATTGGCATCGTTGCGGTGCAGTAGCAGTCTCTCAAACATGTCTTTACTAACAAGAGCACCAACATCTTGTGCCAATGCTCCTGTTACAGACAAGACACAAAACAAAACCACTGCCCAAAACTTCATTCTTCTTATTCTACAAAATTCAGTGCGATatgtatgaaagttgtgtgttttgGGAGTGATGAGAAGGTTGCTATTTATAGGGAGCAGAGTGAAGGGGTGTGCTTTTCAAACTGAGTTTTACAGGGAATTATTAGTAATTAAATACCACTATGGCTGCTTAATTCCAACACTTCCACTTATCTTTGAGTATGACATTTGCTTACACAATGGGTCACATTACATGTATATATTATAATAATCAAATTTGGATGAATTTTATGGACAAAGTTGGGAGGAAAACACCTAAGACTGAGTCTTGGGTAGAATTCTTGCTAGTAGATATTCTTTTTTATTAATCAGCTGCTATGACTCATATATCTTGACGGAAGACTGCTGCTTAATAGTAGAACGCTTTTACCATTCCCTTCCCTGTTTTCCTAGTTCAATTTGCTTGTTCATTCAGTACACATAACTAGTTGTAGTAGTATAAGAAGTTTCTAGTGAATTTTAACATGCGATAGCAAATCAATTAGTACTATTTTTATCTTTACTAATTTATGTTTATAAGAAAAATTTATTTGTAATATTTTATTAGTGATCTGGTTatgtaaataaattaatttaatattaTCGATGCATACAAATTAaacagtaaataaataaaagaaagccTGGGATTGACcgtttgtttaccctaaaaattgagtttcaattaaacttatattggggttttaaggatatgtgatttgaACCGGTATCAATTGATAAAcgacgaattaaatagataaattggacaataaaataaatcaaaccggtctgcaaacaatgccttcgacctcgattcgagatagtctcgaggttaattaataagaacagtagatgatggaacaaacaacgatgaacaataagcaaaacaaagaaagcaacgtatgtgtatattcttatcagtgaataatgatCATTTTTttacaagtgaatgggatccctctttatataataggggaatcctaaataaggtacaactctaataacggaaatagatcccatgattggtactaataaccgctttgatttgatctgttccgagatttccgccgtgatcttcgaccgaTTACTGACATCTCGCCATTctgttattacgccttactcgaagtcaatCATGCTTaatctcgattgttgctggcctcgatctcaatgaacacttcgatctccaggcttgatgttctatcttcgagctcgagcccgatctattatgaggttaccctcgaggcaactccTCTGCCACCGAAATCGGGTAtactcgatttcgaccgtatacagatagtcccctcgttggTTTAgagtgtaacgagaagaaacgaattcgagacttcgatttaatacctcaatcaattatgacgtcaacatcgtgacgtaagcgacaaaAGCGATTGAAGCGTCGCGTCTGCATAAttcccaaggtcattaattaacgcAGTTAATGGTCGGCCACCAGTGCTTTCAAACcatcaaagtggctattataaatagaccaccttcataatcttctcaaactttactttcaaacttcttctaatcttcaaaagctcttttatcttcttcaagttcatcaactttgCCGGTTTTTgtttgccaatctcttattaaaacacaaattacgccttcttcttccttaaacctcatattgcaatggcaaaaacatcaaagaccgttcctcaagaagaaaaggcctcctcatcgcagccggccggtgacaaaacaccggtggagccacgtatcgaagagtgcatccccgagccatgtgaacttacttccgactttaaagtcgaaaaaccctCTTCAGTTCCTGGCCGATGCGAGCTCATGTCCAGATACATTTGTTCGATAACCGAAGGCGATCTCGAGCAGGTAAAAAAACACtgccactgggagaataaagaggtggtgatttctaaccccgaggaggacatcaccactcatgtgaaagggttcttaagtgtgtatacttacctttcacactgggttccgtcgatcctgtcataatcgacttctgccgccaataccgggtaaccctaggccagatctacccCTATTTTTGACgcattgtcattttgctcagattcttctcgagcaaggtcgaggggatgtctttcaccctcgatcatctcattaggctatacagcCCCAGTCTTTATCGGGGTGGATTGATAAGGCTTCAGCACCGGGCCACGAAggtgctgttctcgagcatagacgaggacaaggaccgaggatgGATGGGTCGGTTTGTCCAAGTCAGGACCTCCGACTTAATCCCCGCCGAGAAGATGCCcttccccgaagaatggaataTTAAGCGTAAGTAGAACCTCACCTATAacgtttgattacttgttatgtttcctttacctcttctcatctatattcttctttgTGGTGCAACTTCCCCCTGGTTTCCTGGTGCAGTCCcggaccttgcaggttgggttcgaCAACTGGTTTCAACCTCTTCGTATGTTGAGCGCTGGCACGATTTGtccaagggtcgatgggaggccaaaaattatggtaagTTCCCATGTCCATGTTTGATGCTTTCCtgtgaaatacttctttttaacttgatttcttctcatacaggTTTCGTAGATAATGTCGTCATGAGGCCGCCTCCCCCCGGGGAAGAGGAGGTCCCGAAGCcgaccaaagacaagaaaaggagaagggcctcGCCTCCAGATACCCCAAAGCCCAGGAAAAGCAGGGCTCAAAAATCAAAGATCGATCCCGCCGTTCTGCCTGCTGATTTAGTCCAAGCGCTACGATATGAAGACGAGGAGGGAGAAAATGTCGACTGCCTGCTGGTGGCTCGGAAGAGGGAAAGCATCGAAGCTGCAAGAACTGCTGAGCCGGTGATGGTCAATAAGGTTCAGCCGTAGACCGAGGTGATCTCGGAGGAAGGTCCGAgcagagtccccgagtcatcgggtGTTGATGATGCCTCCTGCCATGATGAGCAACCGGCGGGTGTGCCCGAAGGGTCTAAttctgaggcccttcaaagagaagagaatgccccaagtgactcactCGGGGAAATTAACATTGATGATTCGCTGCCCGGCCACACGTTCTCTGATGGGCAGTTTCGGGATGCCTGGTCTATGGGGACCCCCGATGTGGGGACGACCCTCGAAGGGGATGATATATTTCGCGGTTGCTTCGCGGGGGTCGATGATGTTCCCGACCTGGACACATCACTCATTTTTTATGAGGCTCAGCCgcttctgaaccaagtgagttttagccCATGTTACCATGCTTGCGTTTGTTCTTATTTAACTAAGTCTAATTTCCTTCCTTTTTGTACAGGCTACGATGCTCCATCGAGAAGCGTCCTCCAAATACCGAGCTGAGCTGGCCCGATATGAGGCTGATCTCAAAAAGCTTACGAAGGAGAGacgccctcaaactcctctatgtgcaaaaagaagaggagatcgtGAGTATTCGAGTCGAGCTGACAGGAGCTCATCAAGATCAGACCGAGGTCATTGAACGGGTAATAtaaatttttgggagcttgttatgtattaacttgatattggcgactaacactttgatcctgcaggttcagcagaaggctgaattggttgagcagcttcgtaaggaggccaagatgaaagaggcgGACACTTTGGGGTGGAAACAGAACGTGGACTGTCTCGCCTCGGAGAAGATGCGGTTCGAGCCCAACTGTCTTCGATTGAGCatcaactccaaagtgtgaaggaGGAGAACTTGGCCCGAGCCCATAAGGTTAAGGAGCTCGAGACTCAGTTGGCCGctgagcttgcaagggccacatccAAGGCAGAGGCGCTCGTGGCCTCCTAccgagccgatgctgaagcccCTAACACTCGGGCAAAGGAAATTTCTGACATTGCTGAGATTAGATTGTCCcgtgttgccgagcatgctaggcgccagtctcgaagggagactcttgaggaggttcatgctcgtggcttcgacctcACGGCTGATATCGAGAGTGTGAAGGTTTTGGAGGACGAGGCCGGAGCTCTGCTTTCTGATGATGAAGACTCAGCGAGTGGATCCGAGAGCGGAGGAAATAAATATGAAGCTCCCGAAGATGCGACTCCCGAGGTGGACTAGGCACTTAGgattttttctccttttattttttgtgtaagaccctgtgtggtctttgtaaatactttgcatatatgagAGATTCCTTTCCTTTCCGTTTCTTCTCCGATTTCTAATTTATGATAAATTTGTTTTGTctttgccttgtgaaaactttgttgcaaTTGGGTTGCTGTAGCCTGTATAATCGAGTGAGCAATAgctcgaactcagagtagaacaaacccttaggttttttagttaagcgagggcgagtccccgagctcaacaatatgttcaagattttgatttcggatggcttgatcgaagccGTAATTGTACTGTTTTTAtagccgagttcgagtaagtttcgaactcacagtaacagaccctttaaggttttatatcaaataatgatgaatcctcgagctatattcaagtcagttttatctgagctcggaatagtggaacccttaggtccaaATTGAGTTAgaacaaaatctcgaactcta containing:
- the LOC104096595 gene encoding basic endochitinase-like: MKFWAVVLFCVLSVTGALAQDVGALVSKDMFERLLLHRNDANCAKGFYTYDAFIAAARSFGAFGTTGDTNTRKKEFAAFLAQTSHETTGGWATAPDGPYSWGYCFKQEQGNPPDYCVANQQWPCAPGKKYFGRGPMQISYNYNYGPAGKAIGVDLLKNPDAVANNAVVSFKTALWFWMTAQQPKPSAHDVITGKWRPSGADSSAGRVPGYGLITNIINGGIECGKGSNQNMENRIGFYRRYCQILGVDAGNNLDCAKQRPFGQ